The following are from one region of the Ostrinia nubilalis chromosome 28, ilOstNubi1.1, whole genome shotgun sequence genome:
- the LOC135085353 gene encoding uncharacterized protein LOC135085353: MSHGHDEGPVYYREIQKNAYLKRIPNESGGSKLRPLGHKKPPLKPMWTLFCVHNGRSPYLEQYPLAESPATLSHKPVWRACLRTARHVTASVKPHSGLEYDFLIDTDHGPVRMIAPDWESMQDWVTTLRNKLHELRILSKGENVYCAAPAAPAPRAAARDPTSPLPPTPPVPPDR, encoded by the exons ATGTCTCACGGACACGACGAGGGCCCTGTCTACTACAGGGAGATACAGAAAAATGCGTACCTCAAACGGATACCCAACGAGAGTGGCGGAAGCAAACTCAGGCCTCTGGGGCACAAG AAACCACCCCTAAAGCCAATGTGGACGTTATTCTGCGTCCACAACGGTCGTTCACCGTACCTCGAGCAATATCCACTAGCGGAGAGCCCTGCTACACTATCACATAAGCCGGTGTGGAGGGCGTGTCTAAGGACTGCTAGACATGTGACGGCTAGTGTCAAACCGCACTCGGGCTTGGAGTATGACTTCTTGATTGATACCGACCATGGACCTGTGAGGATGATTGCGCCGGACTG GGAGTCGATGCAAGACTGGGTGACCACTCTCCGCAACAAGCTGCACGAGCTCCGTATCCTCTCTAAGGGCGAGAATGTGTACTGCGCCGCTcccgccgcccccgcccccCGCGCGGCAGCCAGAGATCCCACGTCACCGTTGCCGCCTACACCGCCCGTGCCGCCTGATAGGTAA
- the LOC135085190 gene encoding uncharacterized protein LOC135085190, whose product MPAPSPLPARCPLPPRCRAAVFENRVPGIELAPPARAPPAEPPPPEPVPDPPQPIDISSWDETTPVPSTSQESEPKKSVAKICGQNICLDDSILKRNVDTTDSDEEFFSELDRATGSVERLHIDNNYKQTVMVADEVATAADNQSDRQATNITVIQVSNKPPHTAIPVLGPETDIFDFNFTQNPENNTETSFVNIVNTEVNVNSENGYGTVFTDDYGHLSLTTTVNLTDVNDSSTDKNGVYERLCLASTSNEAVTKLKKLDRVRKSSLPNLETSNCDTTYEYLYPSQSQNQNTNTAVTVNGETQNQNGRVEVNSTQNGRVEVNSDSNGRVEVNSNVDRIQSAVTVAGNVSFNTRAARSNVERSHSQNAYDSPRRDSVRRVNNLSPKREGSNDRDNSEAAKPIWRRGLTELSLLTRLRSLARKNSPPPHDRSGAAPTKVVRRSRPEARPDAARRRSSSLSNGK is encoded by the exons atgcccgctccctcgccgctgcccgctcgttgcccgctgccgccccgctgccgcgccgctgttttcgagaaccg AGTGCCAGGCATAGAGCTGGCGCCGCCGGCCAGGGCGCCGCCCGccgagccgccgccgcccgagccTGTCCCAGACCCGCCGCAACCTATAG ACATATCCAGCTGGGATGAAACGACCCCCGTGCCAAGCACAAGCCAAGAAAGTGAGCCCAAGAAGAGCGTGGCCAAGATCTGCGGACAGAATATATGCCTGGACGACTCTATACTGAAACG GAACGTAGACACAACGGACAGCGACGAGGAATTCTTCAGCGAGTTGGACCGCGCTACCGGATCAGTTGAGAGGCTACACATAGACAACAACTACAAGCAGACTGTCATGGTTGCTGACGAAGTGGCTACGGCTGCTGACAACCAGAG CGACCGTCAAGCGACCAACATCACTGTCATCCAAGTGTCAAACAAGCCACCCCACACCGCCATACCAGTCCTCGGCCCAGAAACTGACATATTCGACTTCAACTTCACTCAAAACCCTGAAAACAACACCGAAACGTCATTCGTGAACATTGTCAACACTGAAGTGAACGTCAACTCTGAAAACGGCTACGGAACCGTATTCACAGACGACTACGGCCATTTGAGTTTGACAACAACTGTCAACTTGACAGATGTCAATGACAGCAGCACAGACAAAAATGGCGTCTACGAACGACTGTGTTTAGCGTCGACGTCGAACGAAGCGGTGACGAAATTGAAAAAGCTAGATCGAGTGAGAAAATCTTCGTTGCCTAATTTAGAAACGTCTAATTGTGACACTACGTACGAATATTTATACcctagtcaaagtcaaaatcaaaatacaaATACAGCTGTGACAGTGAACGGTGAAACGCAGAATCAGAATGGGAGGGTAGAAGTGAATTCCACGCAAAATGGGAGGGTAGAAGTAAATTCTGACTCTAACGGGAGGGTAGAAGTGAATTCTAATGTAGATAGGATCCAAAGTGCCGTGACTGTGGCGGGAAATGTGAGCTTTAATACGAGGGCAGCAAGGTCGAATGTGGAACGGTCGCACAGTCAAAACGCGTACGATTCGCCAAGGAGGGACAGTGTGAGACGAGTGAATAATCTTAGTCCGAAGAGAGAGGGGAGCAATG ACAGAGACAACTCAGAGGCAGCCAAACCAATATGGCGGCGCGGGTTGACAGAACTGTCATTACTGACGCGCCTGCGTTCGCTAGCTAGGAAGAACAGTCCGCCGCCTCATGACAG gagcggcgcggcgccgaCGAAGGTGGTGCGGCGATCGCGGCCCGAAGCACGACCCGACGCTGCCCGACGGAGGAGCAGCTCGCTTAGCaacggtaaataa
- the LOC135085483 gene encoding uncharacterized protein LOC135085483: protein MSQKQTRKRGANYTQEEKSILLQLIMQYKDIVESKRTGGIVIQRKKEVWNTITSKYNSSCTSGPRDVDQLKALYDNMKQKSRKEIGEKNKEAYIRATEMEVVTEEDLTQALMNIKEDKIEMKKTGGGYWKPKTTDSDAKVLSIIKEQTEPLHNPYDSAAVFFNDVVEITCSSQNNILIENNDKILCASSLNTPCLSTQEEVMEITMSSCPEEVIIETPKRVTTECQGKVNKRKELSMESGNIKKISRPPAAHSKLLHKNKVTQRKLIKQSSADELKKLYFKKKCQNADLERKKFMLEILQMKKEHELRMLILKKQTN, encoded by the exons ATGTCGCAAAAGCAAACAAGGAAACGTGGAGCAAACTACACCCAAGAGGAAAAGTCAATATTGCTGCAACTCATCATGCA ATATAAGGACATTGTGGAAAGCAAAAGAACTGGTGGCATTGTTATTCAAAGGAAAAAGGAGGTTTGGAACACCATCACTTCTAAATATAACAGCAGCTGCACTAGTGGTCCCAGGGATGTAGACCAGCTGAAAGCATTGTATGACAACATGAAGCAAAAATCTCGCAAAGAAATTGGTGAAAAAAAt AAAGAAGCATACATTCGGGCAACAGAAATGGAAGTTGTGACTGAGGAAGACTTAACACAAGCTTTAATGAATATTAAAGAAGACAAG ATTGAAATGAAAAAAACTGGTGGTGGCTATTGGAAACCAAAAACTACAGACTCTGATGCAAAAGTCCTTTCTATAATAAAAGAACAAACGGAACCACTACACAATCCGTATGATAGCGctgcagttttttttaatg ATGTAGTTGAAATAACTTGTTCCAGCCAAAACAACATATTAattgaaaataatgataaaatattatgtgcaTCTTCTTTGAACACACCTTGCTTATCTACACAAGAAGAAGTAATGGAAATAACTATGAGTTCAT GTCCCGAAGAAGTAATAATAGAAACCCCAAAAAGAGTAACTACCGAATGTCAGGGAAAAGTTAATAAGAGAAAAG AGTTATCAATGGAGTCTGGCAATATAAAGAAAATTAGTAGACCACCAGCAGCACATAGCAAACTGctacataaaaataaag TGAcgcaaagaaaattaataaaacagtcCTCCGCAGATGAGTTgaagaaattatattttaagaaaaaatgtCAAAATGCTGACTTAGAGAGGAAAAAGTTCATGCTAGAAATTTTACAAATGAAAAAAGAGCATGAACTTCGAATGCTGATTTTAAAAAAGCAAACTAATTAA